The Triticum aestivum cultivar Chinese Spring chromosome 3A, IWGSC CS RefSeq v2.1, whole genome shotgun sequence genome includes a region encoding these proteins:
- the LOC123060146 gene encoding metallothionein-like protein 1, with protein MSCCGGNCGCGSGCKCGNGCGGCKMYPEMDEGVNTASQTLIMGVAPSKGTPSFEAAAENGGCKCGPNCTCNPCTCK; from the exons ATGTCGTGCTGCGGAGGCAACTGCGGGTGCGGATCCGGCTGCAAGTGCGGCAACGGCTGCGGAGG GTGCAAGATGTACCCTGAGATGGACGAGGGAGTGAACACCGCCTCCCAGACCCTCATCATGGGCGTTGCCCCCTCCAAGGGCACCCCGTCGTTCGAGGCCGCCGCCGAGAACGGAGGGTGCAAGTGCGGCCCCAACTGCACCTGCAACCCGTGCACCTGCAAGTGA